The nucleotide window TAGCTACACGTCAGATTTTAACGCACCCATTGCAGGAAGTGTAAGTCATCACTTTAAACCGGATAAAGCAGGGGTTTATACCTTTGAGGTAAGTGCAACGGATAGAGCAGGAAACATGAGCAATAGAGTAATCGAAGTTCGTGCCATTGAAAGTGGAAGCGGCGCCGGAGGCGTAGACGGCCCTCCCGTAGTTTCCAGGATTATTCCTGCAAACGATGCTCAGGAAGTATTGATTAATAATCCTGTTGAGGTATTCTTTAATGAGGCAGTAGATTTCGTAAGGGATTTATCTTTTAAACTGGTTGATTCGGCAACAGGGTATGAGGTACCGGCTTTTGTTTATACGACAATTTATGAGACGCCGGAAGGCCGCATCAGTACGAAGGCCGTTCTTCAACCGAAGAATAATCTTGCCTATGGCAGAAAGTACGATGTTATTCTAACGAAGGACATTAAGGATATTTTTGTGGATGCAAATGTAAGTGACGGTGGCGTCCCCTTATCGCTGGCATCCAGGGTAAAAGGAGCAAGTGAGTATAAAACTTCTTTTACAACCATCGCACCCAGGATAGGCGCCCTTATTGATGACAGGTTCACCGGTGGGTCAACGGGTGATGTGGCGGTTTATGAACACGGCAGTGGAAATATCTACACCTATGTAACGGCCAATGAAAATGGCTGGTATGTGATAAATGTTACTTCTCCCACAAATCCTGTTGTCGTTCACCATCACCGGGCCAATAACGGATTCTCCTTCAGAGGCGTTGCTGTTGATAACGGTATTATGGCCATGACGGACACGGTTAATATTTACGGTGGCGGGCAATACGGTTATGTCCGTTTTTATGACCTCCGTGATAATCCCGAATTGCCGACATATATCGGTCAGGAAAGACTGGCCGAAGACTGGTCGGGCATACCTTGGCGCGTCGCCATAAACGGGAATCTGGCCTATGTGGCAACTGTCATGGTGGGCATTCAGGTGGTTGATATTGAAATGGCGGAAAATTACAGTAAGGAAACAAGAGGCCAGGCCCTTGTGGGTAATCTCGCTATACCGGGCCTGGGCTATGGAAATCCCTCCGATCTCGCTATTATCAAAGGCGGCAAGATGCTGGTAACGACAACGACGGGCAGGCTTGTTATTGCTGATATTAATCAATTAGTTCCACAGGTTCTTAGTGTGACAGGCAACAGGACGGAAGTTTACAGCGCCTTCAGGGTTGATGCTGCCACAGAATTCAGCTTTTACGATACGCGGCTTGGTGAAAGTAATCTAAAAAGTATCATTGATATCGCTGTAACAAACAGCTTCCAGGGCGAGATCAATACCGTTGATATCAGTGATCCTTATAACCCTGTAATACTTGGCACTGCGGTAGACTCAGCAGGCGTTGTACTGGATATTCTTGCCAGAGATGTTAAGGTATCGAAAACGTCCGGCATGGCCTTTGTCGCCTCCAGTGATGCAATTTATATTATCGATATAAAAGACCCCATCAATCCCAAACTTGTTTACAAAAGCTTGCAGACTATGACCAGTGCAGATGATGAATCTAAATTATTTTTTGCAACAGGCATTATAGAAAAAGATGGCACAATTTACGTGGCCGACAGGCAGGCGGGGCTTAAAGTACTCAATACGAGAAAGCTGCTGCTTAAGCAATCCTGTGATGAAAATAACTTTTTTGCCTGCAATGAATTTTATCCTGCCCTTGCCTACGTAAGTAACGGCGTTGAAAGCGGAAAGAAGCGGATTATTCTTGAAGCTAAAAATAGCGACAATCAACTGATTAATGACGGAAAAACCTATGCACGGCTTCGCAAGATTGAACCGGAAACGGCTGGTGTGCGGCTTAAAGGAAAGGCTGGTGCGCGCTGTCCTGAAGGAACTCCTGTTTTCAAAATGTGTGCGCTATTTGAAAAAGGTCATGCCGAATTTCACCTGACAGTGGACAAGGCATTTCCATGGGACACGGAAGAGTTAACCATGACATTTGATATCTATAATACAGAAAGTGACGGAAAAGCACTGGAAGAAGATGCAAGTGAAAATAAAAGGACCACTGTAGAATTGAAAGTACGTACCAATGCCAATGTAAACCTGCAGGAAGTGCTGGACGGAACGGCGGTTTATACTTTTGAAAAGTATGGTACTAATGATTTACCTTTAGATGATCTCCACAAAGGCAAGACAACAGGTAATGAGCCAAAGGAACAAGGCTTTGATTATGTGCAGATGATGTTAAACTATATTATACCGCCGTTAAAAACGCCTGTCAGAGAGGCGAACCTTAAAGATAGTTTGAACATTAGTGGATGGTATGGTGGACAGGCATTCCGTACAATTAAAGCAATTATTAATACAACAGCCGATGGTTTTGATGGAACACTCGTTGATTCAAAGATTTCCCATCGCCATGATCAGGCGGGGTATAAAAGTAGTTTTGAGAAAATTAATAAAGAGTATAATTACTATGATTATACCTTGAAAGCAAATACCCTTGATGAAGCAAAGGTTATTGATAAAGAACTGCTTGTCGGTTTTGACCTTCATACTAGCGAAATTCATCCCATAAATGATGAGGATATAGGTATTTATGAGCTTTTTCAGAATGAAGATTGGGACAGAGATGGTATTAGTAATTTTGTTGAAGTAGAAAATAGTAAATTGGTGACTTTAACTTTGACAGGGACTACAACAACTGCTATAGAAGTAACAGGGGAAGAGACAACAACAGATGACAAGAATTATGATGCCGCTACAATTCATTACAATGTGACCGATGGTCATATCGTTTTTGATCCACTCACTGAAACAAGTGTAGATACAACCATACAGTCTCTACTCAATACAACAAGGCGGGGTACTGTTGGTCGTGGTGAAATGCTTAAAAGTGATTCTACCGGCATCAATGATGGGGAATATGCCTTTTCCAAGCGAATTGACGGTATAAGAATACCCTCTGCCAATAAAGGTTATTATTACAGAAGAGGTGGTGATTTTAATGATACTGATAACTATGCCTTAAGAAAAACGATAGAGAAGCTTGAGCGGATAGGCAAGAAATGGGCTGAAATGCACCCTGATTTAGCACCAATGAATGCGAAAGTATTTTCTCCAACTGGTGACAGTAATGCGTTGAAGCCTGCTACCTCCGGGGTGTCGTGCACAGATGGTAATGTAGCAAATTATGGTAACCCACCGTCAGACATATATGAGTATAATGATCCTGTTTCTGGTGGAACCAGGTTTGGCGTTGGTGATTTCAGCCGACCGGGAGGAGGTTTCTTCTATAGTTATACTCCAAACATCATTACATCTAGTGGCACTTTTAATTTTGGAACCATAACGAATCCTGTTATTATCAGGCCGGATCATAAATCACATGAAGCGGGTGTTGATATTGATGTAAGGTACGTTAGAAGAAAGGCATGTGGTGAAGGTGGTATTGATTTTACGAAAGCTAGTCGGAAGGCTTATGATAGGGAATTGACGTTTCAATTGATGACACTTTTTGCTGAGGAAGGTGCAGTAGCTTTCTATGTAGATGTCAATGGGAGAGCAAAAATATTTAATAAAGTAGATCCTGATGATGAAGATAAGCAAAAACCAAAAGCTGAGAAGTATGTAGCTTTTAATAATTATACTGTTTTAGTGGATAGAGTAGATGAACATCATCACCATTTTCATGTAAAGTTTCCTGATCCTTATGAACCTCTTCAGCAGCCTACGGCATTCAAGGCCTTAGATTACACACAAGACCCGGTAATTGACTATGGAAGCGAGGCTACGCTTAATAACGGAGAGACTGTGACCATTGAGTCGGATGTTATAAGGGATAATCATGGCTGGGGCCTCTTCCAAAAGGACGCAAGCAGAACCTATGCAAATTTCAGAGTTTATGTGAGGAGTGAATCAGGGAATGCTATTGGTACAATGGTTAATACCGAATGCAGCAAAGTAAATGATTATAGATTATGCAAGATAGATAATAATGAAAGTAAAATAAAATTTACCTATACTACACATAGTACTATCACAGAGCCAGTTACAATAACGATTAAATCACGTGATGGTTCATATGAATATGGTAAAATGAAAATAATAATCGCAACAGAACCATAACAGGAAAGGAGTTGTAAATAATGTTTAAATATATACTGCTTATTACAGCTTGTTTGATTTCTTTTTCACAAAATGTTTCTG belongs to Deltaproteobacteria bacterium and includes:
- a CDS encoding Ig-like domain-containing protein, which produces SYTSDFNAPIAGSVSHHFKPDKAGVYTFEVSATDRAGNMSNRVIEVRAIESGSGAGGVDGPPVVSRIIPANDAQEVLINNPVEVFFNEAVDFVRDLSFKLVDSATGYEVPAFVYTTIYETPEGRISTKAVLQPKNNLAYGRKYDVILTKDIKDIFVDANVSDGGVPLSLASRVKGASEYKTSFTTIAPRIGALIDDRFTGGSTGDVAVYEHGSGNIYTYVTANENGWYVINVTSPTNPVVVHHHRANNGFSFRGVAVDNGIMAMTDTVNIYGGGQYGYVRFYDLRDNPELPTYIGQERLAEDWSGIPWRVAINGNLAYVATVMVGIQVVDIEMAENYSKETRGQALVGNLAIPGLGYGNPSDLAIIKGGKMLVTTTTGRLVIADINQLVPQVLSVTGNRTEVYSAFRVDAATEFSFYDTRLGESNLKSIIDIAVTNSFQGEINTVDISDPYNPVILGTAVDSAGVVLDILARDVKVSKTSGMAFVASSDAIYIIDIKDPINPKLVYKSLQTMTSADDESKLFFATGIIEKDGTIYVADRQAGLKVLNTRKLLLKQSCDENNFFACNEFYPALAYVSNGVESGKKRIILEAKNSDNQLINDGKTYARLRKIEPETAGVRLKGKAGARCPEGTPVFKMCALFEKGHAEFHLTVDKAFPWDTEELTMTFDIYNTESDGKALEEDASENKRTTVELKVRTNANVNLQEVLDGTAVYTFEKYGTNDLPLDDLHKGKTTGNEPKEQGFDYVQMMLNYIIPPLKTPVREANLKDSLNISGWYGGQAFRTIKAIINTTADGFDGTLVDSKISHRHDQAGYKSSFEKINKEYNYYDYTLKANTLDEAKVIDKELLVGFDLHTSEIHPINDEDIGIYELFQNEDWDRDGISNFVEVENSKLVTLTLTGTTTTAIEVTGEETTTDDKNYDAATIHYNVTDGHIVFDPLTETSVDTTIQSLLNTTRRGTVGRGEMLKSDSTGINDGEYAFSKRIDGIRIPSANKGYYYRRGGDFNDTDNYALRKTIEKLERIGKKWAEMHPDLAPMNAKVFSPTGDSNALKPATSGVSCTDGNVANYGNPPSDIYEYNDPVSGGTRFGVGDFSRPGGGFFYSYTPNIITSSGTFNFGTITNPVIIRPDHKSHEAGVDIDVRYVRRKACGEGGIDFTKASRKAYDRELTFQLMTLFAEEGAVAFYVDVNGRAKIFNKVDPDDEDKQKPKAEKYVAFNNYTVLVDRVDEHHHHFHVKFPDPYEPLQQPTAFKALDYTQDPVIDYGSEATLNNGETVTIESDVIRDNHGWGLFQKDASRTYANFRVYVRSESGNAIGTMVNTECSKVNDYRLCKIDNNESKIKFTYTTHSTITEPVTITIKSRDGSYEYGKMKIIIATEP